Proteins encoded within one genomic window of Aspergillus nidulans FGSC A4 chromosome VII:
- a CDS encoding uncharacterized protein (transcript_id=CADANIAT00008367), with amino-acid sequence MALVSTLHHELALPVPKLEPATTSPLFVSNETSLRQSADNTAEDTVTNNHQDAPVSPVQAEPGQTRQVFERAPLPESSRYRQLAITTLIVISNLVQMIVNFAGIAGGRTFIESMGVKQTYATWIAASYGLTQGTFVLVSGRLGDVYGHRKMLLGGGAWLVLCSFVGAFVHTNFFAFVTMRALAGVGGACIMPNAVAMIAITNPPGRVRNLSLGFFAASAPLGGYFSALFLGAFMEHTHWRWFFTFVACLGAVTFIPLWLLSNNQATSSRNEKIDWLGAALGTSALILFNFVWNQAPSVGWSTPYEIALLVLSVILFSFFIIWEHKISHPIMPPSIFRAPSFAILVLVILLDYMTVGTVLWYQLLWLQDVWGWSTLQFAIGWTPFVICGTFAACLAAWLIPRLAAQWILALGSVTVMVSTVLIATIPLKQSYWAQMFPSIVLFSFCPDLVYTAGQIIASNTVRRHQQGVAGSIIGTLNLYGNSLGLGFASTVEVQIAKTSGNNITGYRAALYFGVAISAIALLLDVAFVRRVKDEREGWEEGDQDGEAIELAQAATTGAQVSRLEAGQGSSVVQRVE; translated from the exons ATGGCGCTCGTTTCTACCCTGCATCACGAGCTTGCATTACCGGTGCCAAAGCTGGAGCCAGCTACAACAAGCCCACTCTTTGTCTCGAATGAAACCAGCCTACGCCAATCTGCAGATAACACTGCAGAAGATACCGTTACAAACAATCATCAGGATGCACCCGTTTCTCCTGTACAAGCAGAGCCGGGACAGACACGACAGGTTTTCGAGCGAGCCCCATTGCCTGAAAGCAGTCGATACCGCCAGTTGGCTATCACTACGCTGATTGTCATTTCGAACCTTGTTCAG ATGATTGTTAACTTTGCCGGTATTGCCGGTGGCCGAACATTCATCGAGTCCATGGGAGTAAAACAAACTTACGCGACCTGGATTGCCGCAAGTTACGG TCTCACACAGGGAACATTCGTTCTCGTGAGCGGCCGTCTCGGCGATGTCTACGGCCACCGCAAGATGCTCCTAGGCGGCGGCGCCTGGCTCGTACTGTGTTCATTCGTCGGTGCCTTCGTCCACACGAATTTCTTCGCATTCGTGACGATGCGCGCACTTGCTGGCGTTGGGGGTGCATGTATTATGCCTAACGCGGTGGCCATGATTGCGATCACCAATCCTCCAGGGAGAGTCCGAAATCTCAGTTTAGGATTTTTTGCGGCATCAGCGCCGTTGGGAGGGTACTTCTCTGCGCTGTTCCTTGGGGCTTTCATGGAGCATACGCACTGGCGGTGGTTCTTTACTTTTGT GGCGTGCCTTGGGGCCGTGACATTCATacctctctggcttctcAGCAACAACCAAGCAACGTCAAGTCGAAATGAAAAGATCGATTGGCTGGGTGCTGCACTGGGGACGAGCGCGTTGATTCTATTCAATTTCGTCTGGAA TCAAGCGCCGAGCGTAGGCTGGTCAACCCCCTACGAGATAGCTCTACTCGTGCTGTCAGTCATCCTGTTCAGTTTTTTCATCATTTGGGAGCACAAAATCTCGCATCCCATTATGCCACCTTCCATATTCAGAGCGCCCTCCTTCGCCATTCTCGTCCTGGTTATCCTCCTCGACTATATGACCGTCGGTACAGTGCTTTGGTACCAGCTCCTCTGGCTTCAAGACGTCTGGGGCTGGTCCACGCTTCAGTTCGCAATCGGCTGGACCCCCTTTGTCATCTGCGGCACATTCGCAGCCTGCCTGGCAGCCTGGCTAATACCCCGGCTCGCAGCTCAATGGATCCTAGCACTCGGCTCGGTAACAGTCATGGTCTCAACTGTGCTAATTGCTACAATCCCACTGAAACAAAGCTACTGGGCGCAAATGTTTCCCTCCATCGTACTATTTTCGTTTTGCCCTGACCTCGTGTATACCGCTGGTCAAATCATAGCTAGTAACACGGTCCGACGACACCAGCAGGGCGTTGCGGGGTCAATCATCGGAACACTGAATCTGTATGGGAACAGTTTAGGGTTGGGCTTCGCGTCGACTGTTGAGGTGCAGATTGCGAAGACCTCTGGGAACAATATTACCGGGTACCGCGCCGCGTTATATTTCGGAGTCGCGATTAGTGCCATCGCACTACTTCTTGATGTTGCATTTGTGAGGAGAGTCAAGGACGAGCGAGAGgggtgggaggagggagaccaagacggagaagcGATTGAGTTGGCTCAGGCTGCCACGACGGGTGCTCAGGTCTCGAGGCTCGAGGCGGGACAGGGGTCTTCTGTCGTTCAAAGAGTCGAGTAA
- a CDS encoding T6SS phospholipase effector Tle1-like catalytic domain-containing protein (transcript_id=CADANIAT00008368) — protein MPPPPHNGPFGGPESAHDSVPQPRRLVLCFDGTGNQYMGTEEDTNIVKIYESLERHKPGQYAYYQPGIGTLTYVRGSSRQTSGFSWWTRFRARVSALLDQGIGVSFASHLIAGYRFIMRYYSTGDHIYIFGFSRGAYTARFLAEMIHNIGLLSRGNEEMVPFAWDTFSRYQSSRGNVPQTEEDRELARYMHKFKTTFCRPDVGVHFLGLFDCVNSVGQFEIPFFRKSYRYIASPSARHIRHAVSIHERRLKFKPALFHIDPKDKDSIDLKEVWFAGNHGDVGGGWPLSKGQKHLLSDIALHWMIQEVLNLPGSDSKLEFMSENVENMKRVATHSLCRDEEPGTAAYQIAQKTNKPHDKLRFGHGGSAVSVMLWWILGSSPNFPVHLFFRNDVSHNRGPPLGNSSRAREGVYEMLESGILDDFPVPKPGGDNPNLPPNLVDDDRRHMQKRSDGTCSP, from the exons ATGCCTCCTCCGCCCCATAATGGCCCGTTCGGCGGTCCCGAGTCGGCCCATGATTCGGTACCGCAGCCTCGTCGGCTTGTTCTTTGCTTCGATGGCACGGGGAATCAGTACATGGGAACCGAGGAGGACACAAATATCGTCAAAATCTATGAGTCGCTTGAGCGGCATAAACCCGGCCAATATGCCTATTATCAGC CCGGGATTGGGACCTTGACCTATGTTAGAGGTTCCTCGCGCCAGACCAGCGGGTTTAGCTGGTGGACGAGATTCAGAGCGCGCGTCAGCGCCCTGCTAGATCAAGGAATAGGCGTATCGTTTGCCAGCCACCTTATCGCGGGCTACAGGTTCATCATGCGCTATTACTCCACTGGCGACCATATCTATATCTTCGGTTTCTCGCGCGGCGCATACACAGCCCGATTCCTAGCCGAGATGATCCATAACATTGGCCTCCTCTCACGCGGTAATGAAGAAATGGTCCCATTCGCCTGGGACACGTTCAGTCGCTATCAGAGCTCTCGGGGGAACGTGCCACAGACTGAAGAAGACCGCGAGTTAGCGCGGTATATGCATAAGTTCAAGACGACATTTTGCCGTCCAGACGTCGGCGTGCATTTCCTCGGTCTTTTTGACTGCGTAAACAGCGTTGGTCAGTTCGAGATACCGTTCTTCCGCAAGTCATACCGGTACATCGCCAGCCCTTCGGCACGGCATATTCGTCACGCTGTTTCGATACACGAGCGCCGGCTAAAGTTCAAACCTGCGTTATTTCATATTGACCCAAAGGACAAAGACTCGATAGATTTGAAAGAAGTTTGGTTTGCTGGAAACCATGGCGATGTCGGCGGCGGGTGGCCTCTAAGCAAGGGACAGAAGCACCTCCTATCAGATATCGCTCTTCACTGGATGATACAGGAAGTGTTAAACCTGCCTGGCTCGGACAGCAAGCTGGAATTCATGTCGGAAAATGTAGAAAACATGAAACGGGTTGCGACTCACTCTTTATGTAGGGATGAGGAGCCCGGCACTGCAGCGTATCAAATAGCACAGAAGACAAACAAGCCGCACGATAAGCTGCGCTTTGGACATGGCGGAAGCGCTGTGTCTGTTATGCTATGGTGGATCCTAGGTTCGTCTCCCAATTTTCCAGTTCACCTGTTCTTCCGTAATGACGTCTCTCACAACAGAGGTCCTCCCCTTGGCAACTCGTCTCGAGCTAGAGAAGG TGTGTACGAGATGTTAGAGTCCGGCATTCTGGACGATTTTCCTGTGCCCAAGCCAGGTGGCGATAACCCAAACCTGCCTCCTAATCTTGTCGATGATGACCGGCGGCATATGCAGAAGAGAAGCGACGGAACATGTTCACCATGA
- a CDS encoding thiamine pyrophosphate-dependent dehydrogenase E1 component subunit alpha (transcript_id=CADANIAT00008369), which translates to MTPLIYLPGRVRSAHAVRCSLLKSPLQHPFRSSYPLSLHKRWSTSLSQRPGSDRVRFPGAVNSKFTTEMAFINPMDKPGIPTYRVMDSDGVLIDKSRSELSVSNEEALAWYRNMLTVSIMDVIMFEAQRQGRLSFYMVSAGEEGISVGSAAALTPDDVVFAQYRETGVFQQRGFALKNFMSQLFANANDNGRGRNMPVHYGCEYPKTHTISSTLATQIPQASGAAYALKLQALQNPDTPPRIVACYFGEGAASEGDFHAGLNIAATRSCPVVFICRNNGYAISTPTLEQYRGDGIASRGVGYGIDTIRVDGNDIFAVYEAMKAARTLALSQGGKPVLIEAMSYRVSHHSTSDDSFAYRARVEVEDWKRRDNPIIRLRKWLENEGIWNEDMERQARESIRKEVLREFGEAERAKKPAIRFAFEDVYDEVTEEAREQMKELRRILEEYPEEYDLRSFEGGVKGLDS; encoded by the exons ATGACTCCTCTAATATATCTACCGGGCCGAGTACGGTCAGCGCACGCCGTGCGCTGTTCCCTTCTCAAATCTCCGCTTCAACATCCCTTTCGGTCCTCATACCCACTCTCCCTCCACAAGCGATGGAGCACATCCCTCTCCCAGCGTCCGGGGTCAGATCG AGTCCGATTTCCCGGCGCAGTCAACAGCAAATTCACAACGGAGATGGCCTTCATCAACCCAATGGATAAACCTGGGATTCCAACGTACCGCGTTATGGATTCCGACGGTGTGCTGATCGATAAAAGTCGTAGCGAGCTCAGTGTTTCGAATGAAGAGGCGTTGGCGTGGTATAGGAATATGTTAACGG TGAGCATTATGGACGTGATCATGTTCGAGGCACAACGGCAGGGGAGATTAAGCTTTTATATG GTCTCAGCCGGTGAAGAAGGCATCAGCGTTGgctccgcagcagctctaaCACCGGACGATGTCGTCTTTGCACAGTATCGCGAAACCGGCGTTTTTCAGCAGCGAGGCTTTGCGCTAAAGAACTTCATGAGCCAGCTCTTCGCCAATGCGAATGATAACGGTCGAGGAAGGAATATGCCTGTTCACTACGGGTGCGAGTATCCGAAAACC CATACAATCTCCTCCACCCTAGCGACCCAGATACCACAGGCCTCAGGCGCTGCCTACGCACTGAAACTCCAAGCTCTACAGAATCCCGACACGCCACCACGCATTGTCGCATGCTATTTTGGTGAAGGCGCCGCCAGTGAAGGCGACTTCCACGCTGGTCTCAATATCGCCGCTACAAGATCCTGCCCAGTGGTCTTCATCTGTCGAAATAACGGGTACGCCATTTCTACGCCCACATTAGAGCAGTATCGGGGAGACGGAATTGCCAGCCGCGGGGTGGGCTATGGGATCGACACGATCCGCGTCGACGGAAATGATATCTTCGCTGTTTACGAGGCTATGAAGGCTGCTCGAACTCTGGCCCTTTCTCAAGGAGGAAAACCGGTACTTATTGAGGCGATGTCTTACCGTGTCTCGCACCATAGCACGTCCGACGATAGCTTTGCGTACCGTGCGCGCGTAGAAGTTGAGgattggaagagaagagataATCCAATCATCAGGCTCCGGAAGTGGCTTGAAAATGAGGGGATTTGGAATGAGGATATGGAGCGGCAGGCTAGGGAGAGTATTCGAAAGGAAGTACTGAGAGAGTTtggggaggcggagagggcgaagaagccGGCTATTCGATTTGCGTTTGAGGATGTATATGATGAGGTTacggaggaggcgagggAGCAGATGAAGGAGTTGAGGAGAATTCTGGAGGAGTATCCGGAAGAGTATGACCTTCGCTcgtttgaaggaggagtcAAAGGACTGGACTCGTAG
- a CDS encoding uncharacterized protein (transcript_id=CADANIAT00008370), whose product MLTNDFLVDEEFPPLGTTPKDKRSVDSFGSLMRSQLMSDSQPLGRSGTPSLPPGLPLPQGHSISALFQDQFKSSSPVSSVSGPPPGLEVPSPSLAAASRSSEDDATGLAAKPTTDNRQLPNRATSAADVSLGSPVAKSATRVRSQPKEESMPAAEKRGNQPKPAGSSEGKVSSAKVKPMKLDLSFNTPLAPEPVQKAEPPPYQLSAAPATAVNSRPNTPLTGASRVSDSPAPRQPRVLRVVDTPKAETPPPMSATQSVASFSLTSKVRSRRPSASSQSRSDTPGDIGSEADLYTSTSASRANSPPASSRIGSAPVRSITKSQLKKERKQKAKEAEAKKQETAPVTEEPVIAPIVGRKRKTKKAPAESSNPPPENAASTTKPTVAVTNEPTEKVEPAKKSKAPETVSESKPPPSEAKAPVEEKKSEEWRSKNTVEQLLKDAEATGVPLKELFAERTSPLQVLLSQLHKSGALDLNNHPLFNPSNLNQRFDMKCTSDDYEDLKQPIELTEQHRKALLRGEPVRLGSDSPSLKHRCLISPRGCVLHHLSPEEEDRYLALEKSISWTIDSFQEYPAIPVTEPDATNRGGGLDALFATPENFNLCWVDETSTGGISAQSPISVHSTTEGGTLTSIPPNVLSAMEADSTRNHNWAISNAAELMNATATSVRSFAAATAKHMLGAAGVVIGNIPDLDDVVGMTDEELRSFAVKSQKELEASRKELDAIDKKLGALVKRNRKLAQQALAT is encoded by the coding sequence ATGCTGACCAACGACTTCTTAGTTGACGAGGAATTCCCACCTCTCGGTACGACACCAAAGGACAAACGCTCGGTTGACAGCTTTGGTTCCCTGATGAGATCACAGCTTATGAGTGACTCTCAACCACTGGGACGTTCTGGGACCCCGAGTCTCCCACCAGGCCTGCCTCTTCCCCAAGGCCACTCCATTTCTGCCCTGTTCCAGGATCAGTTCAAGTCTTCAAGCCCGGTATCATCCGTTTCTGGTCCACCACCCGGGCTGGAggtgccttctccttcattaGCAGCCGCATCCCGGAGCTCCGAGGATGATGCGACGGGCCTCGCGGCGAAACCAACCACGGATAACAGGCAGCTGCCTAACAGGGCCACGAGTGCTGCCGACGTTTCGTTGGGTTCCCCTGTAGCGAAGTCTGCCACTAGAGTCCGTTCCCAGCCAAAAGAGGAATCAATGCCTGCTGCTGAAAAAAGGGGCAATCAGCCAAAACCCGCGGGGTCCAGCGAAGGCAAAGTATCTTCTGCTAAGGTCAAGCCGATGAAGCTGGATCTGAGCTTCAATACTCCTCTGGCCCCTGAGCCTGTCCAAAAGGCTGAACCTCCTCCATACCAGCTCTCAGCTGCCCCTGCCACCGCTGTTAATTCTCGACCCAATACGCCACTAACTGGCGCCTCGCGGGTTTCGGATTCACCGGCGCCTCGTCAGCCTCGTGTACTTCGCGTAGTCGACACACCAAAGGCAGAGACTCCGCCTCCGATGTCTGCCACTCAGTCAGTCGCATCTTTCTCATTAACAAGCAAGGTCCGCTCAAGACGGCCAAGTGCTTCTTCTCAGAGCCGCTCCGATACCCCTGGTGATATTGGGTCCGAGGCGGATCTTTATACTTCTACTTCAGCTTCGCGCGCGAACTCCCCTCCCGCATCATCGAGGATAGGTTCTGCGCCAGTGAGGTCTATCACCAAAAGCCAGCTCAAAAAAGAGCGGAAACAGAAGGCCAAGGAAGCAGAGGCCAAAAAGCAGGAGACAGCGCCGGTGACGGAGGAGCCGGTCATCGCTCCAATTGTTGGTAGAAAGCGAAAGACCAAGAAGGCCCCTGCCGAGTCGTCTAATCCTCCTCCGGAGAACGCTGCTTCTACCACCAAGCCTACTGTTGCAGTTACCAATGAACCCACTGAGAAGGTCGAGCCAGCTAAGAAGTCCAAAGCGCCTGAAACCGTCTCAGAGTCAAAGCCCCCACCATCCGAAGCGAAAGCGCCAGTTGAGGAGAAAAAAAGCGAAGAGTGGCGGTCCAAAAATACTGTCGAACAGTTGTTAAAGGATGCGGAAGCCACCGGCGTTCCTCTCAAAGAACTCTTCGCCGAGCGCACTTCCCCTCTACAAGTGTTGCTTTCGCAGCTTCATAAATCGGGCGCTCTGGATCTCAACAATCATCCTTTGTTCAACCCGTCCAACCTTAATCAGCGCTTTGACATGAAATGCACTTCGGACGATTATGAAGACCTCAAGCAGCCGATTGAGCTGACCGAGCAGCACCGTAAAGCACTACTGCGCGGAGAGCCAGTGCGGCTGGGCTCGGATTCTCCCTCGCTGAAACATAGATGCCTTATCAGCCCCCGCGGTTGCGTCCTCCACCATTTATCtcccgaagaggaagaccgCTACCTCGCCCTAGAGAAGAGCATCTCCTGGACCATCGACTCCTTCCAAGAATACCCCGCCATCCCCGTCACCGAACCGGATGCCACAAACCGCGGCGGCGGTCTGGACGCCCTTTTCGCCACGCCTGAGAACTTCAACCTCTGCTGGGTTGACGAAACTTCCACTGGAGGCATTTCCGCACAATCTCCCATCTCCGTTCACTCCACCACTGAAGGAGGCACCCTAACGTCAATCCCTCCCAACGTTCTCTCCGCCATGGAAGCAGACAGCACACGCAACCACAACTGGGCAATTTCCAACGCCGCCGAGCTCATGAATGCAACAGCGACGTCGGTCCGCTCGTTTGCTGCCGCCACTGCAAAACACATGCTTGGTGCTGCTGGCGTGGTTATTGGGAATATTCCTGACCTTGACGATGTTGTCGGTATGACAGATGAGGAGCTGCGTTCGTTCGCGGTTAAGAGCCAGAAAGAACTTGAGGCGTCGAGGAAGGAGCTCGATGCAATTGACAAGAAGCTCGGAGCGTTGGTGAAAAGGAACAGGAAGCTCGCGCAGCAGGCTTTAGCTACTTAG